In a genomic window of Helianthus annuus cultivar XRQ/B chromosome 10, HanXRQr2.0-SUNRISE, whole genome shotgun sequence:
- the LOC110883931 gene encoding probable pectate lyase 8, producing the protein MLLRHIALCLLLIFIHSISTNVVSRLDDENKLQSLTTNSTTADRRIEDIANERNERAVDEDPERVDSVVAMSIRNSTERRKLGFLSCGTGNPIDDCWRCDRNWQRHRKRLADCAIGFGRNAIGGRDGRYYVVTDPKHDDPVNPRPGTLRHAVIQDRPLWIIFKRDMVITLKQELLMNSFKTIDARGVNVHIANGGCITIQYITNVIIHGLHIHDCKPTGNAMVRSSPSHYGWRTMADGDAISIFGSSHIWVDHNSLSNCADGLVDAIMGSTAITISNNYFTHHNEVMLLGHSDTYDRDKGMQVTIAYNHFGEGLVQRMPRCRHGHFHVVNNDYTHWEMYAIGGSADPTINSQGNRYLAPNNPNAKEVTHRVITAGRWRHWNWRSEGDLMLNGAYFTPSGKGAAASYARASSLSAKPSSFVGSLTSGSGALVCRRGRQC; encoded by the exons ATGTTGCTTAGACATATTGCTCTCTGCTTATTGCTCATTTTCATACATTCTATTTCCACCAATGTCGTTTCGAG ATTGGATGATGAAAACAAGTTACAAAGCTTAACAACCAACTCAACAACCGCGGATAG GAGAATTGAAGATATTGCAAATGAAAGGAATGAAAGAGCAGTTGATGAGGATCCAGAGAGGGTTGATTCAGTGGTTGCCAT GAGCATTCGAAACAGCACAGAAAGGAGGAAACTAGGATTTTTATCATGTGGGACCGGAAACCCAATCGACGATTGCTGGCGCTGCGACAGGAACTGGCAGCGCCACCGCAAGCGTCTGGCAGATTGCGCCATTGGATTTGGGCGCAACGCCATAGGAGGCCGTGACGGACGTTACTACGTCGTCACCGACCCTAAACACGATGACCCGGTTAACCCCCGACCCGGAACCCTACGACACGCGGTCATTCAAGACCGGCCCCTATGGATCATATTCAAAAGAGACATGGTCATAACCTTAAAACAAGAACTATTAATGAACAGTTTCAAAACAATTGATGCTCGTGGAGTCAATGTCCACATTGCAAATGGTGGGTGCATCACAATCCAATACATTACAAATGTTATTATTCATGGGTTGCATATTCATGACTGCAAACCGACCGGTAACGCCATGGTTCGAAGCTCACCGTCTCATTACGGATGGAGAACGATGGCGGACGGTGATGCCATTTCGATATTTGGATCGAGTCATATTTGGGTCGATCATAACTCGCTTTCGAATTGTGCTGATGGGCTTGTTGATGCCATTATGGGGTCAACTGCTATTACCATTTCTAACAACTACTTCACCCACCACAATGAG GTTATGTTATTGGGTCATAGCGACACCTACGATAGGGACAAGGGTATGCAAGTGACCATAGCATATAACCATTTCGGCGAAGGTCTTGTACAAAGAATGCCAAG GTGTAGACACGGGCATTTCCACGTGGTAAATAACGACTACACGCACTGGGAAATGTACGCTATCGGTGGCAGTGCGGATCCCACGATTAACAGCCAAGGAAACCGATACCTTGCCCCAAATAACCCCAATGCCAAAGAG GTGACTCATAGAGTAATAACAGCAGGAAGATGGAGACATTGGAATTGGAGATCAGAAGGTGACTTAATGTTAAATGGTGCATACTTTACGCCATCTGGTAAAGGTGCAGCGGCTAGTTATGCGCGTGCATCGAGCCTAAGTGCTAAACCATCGTCGTTTGTGGGCTCGCTTACTTCAGGATCCGGTGCACTCGTGTGTCGAAGAGGCAGACagtgttaa
- the LOC110883930 gene encoding uncharacterized protein LOC110883930 isoform X2: protein MSGEDDPSFTEEDGAKNVNMHFASPWQRVKWNDQMVRLLITAVSYIGEDAEYGSRRKFSNLQKKGKWKSVSKVMAERGHFVSPQQCEDKFNDLNKRYKRLNEILGRGTSCEVVENPSLLDLMDHVPEKLKEEVRKILSSKHLHYEEMCSYHNGNRLHLPPDPELQHSLRLALRARNDHEINDGRHEDPDDDDDQDPYVDLDHDEYDEYHRHYHHGVNLGQRTACGVGEGSSKRVKQNEDSLVKNVQMDMDQEGVKSNLLQDQWLNNRLLQLEEQKVHLQAQMLELEKERFKWQRFRRKKDTELEMMRIDNERMKMENDQMLLELKRKAMSADLNQ from the coding sequence ATGAGTGGTGAGGACGACCCGAGCTTTACGGAAGAAGACGGAGCGAAGAATGTTAACATGCACTTCGCCTCACCGTGGCAACGAGTGAAATGGAACGACCAGATGGTGAGGCTTTTGATCACTGCGGTTTCTTACATAGGTGAAGATGCTGAGTACGGATCGCGACGAAAGTTTTCGAATTTACAAAAGAAAGGGAAGTGGAAGTCGGTTTCGAAAGTTATGGCGGAACGGGGTCATTTTGTTTCGCCGCAGCAGTGTGAAGATAAGTTTAATGATTTAAACAAACGGTATAAACGGCTTAATGAAATTCTCGGAAGGGGTACGTCTTGTGAGGTTGTGGAAAACCCGTCGCTTCTTGATTTGATGGATCATGTTCCGGAGAAACTGAAAGAAGAAGTTAGGAagattttaagctctaaacattTGCATTATGAAGAAATGTGTTCGTATCATAACGGGAATCGTTTACACCTTCCTCCGGATCCTGAACTACAGCATTCGTTAAGATTAGCTCTTAGAGCTCGAAATGATCATGAGATAAACGATGGACGACACGAGGATCCGGACGATGATGACGATCAAGATCCATATGTGGATCTTGATCATGATGAATACGATGAATACCACCGTCATTATCATCATGGTGTCAATTTGGGTCAAAGAACAGCATGTGGAGTTGGTGAAGGATCTTCAAAGAGGGTAAAACAAAATGAAGATTCTCTGGTGAAAAACGTGCAGATGGACATGGATCAAGAAGGTGTGAAATCGAATCTTTTGCAGGATCAATGGCTGAACAACCGTTTATTACAACTAGAAGAACAGAAGGTACATCTTCAAGCACAAATGTTGGAGTTAGAGAAGGAACGGTTTAAATGGCAAAGGTTTCGCCGTAAAAAAGATACGGAATTGGAGATGATGAGAATCGATAACGAGAGGATGAAGATGGAAAACGATCAAATGCTGTTGGAATTGAAGCGTAAGGCGATGTCTGCAGATCTTAATCAATAA
- the LOC110883930 gene encoding uncharacterized protein LOC110883930 isoform X1, whose amino-acid sequence MEGNLSSSGVSGGSFDLQRVHHQQGSMMLPCVHENFPFRIGSGTIQDSNRTVSLAAEFGKGETRAMSGEDDPSFTEEDGAKNVNMHFASPWQRVKWNDQMVRLLITAVSYIGEDAEYGSRRKFSNLQKKGKWKSVSKVMAERGHFVSPQQCEDKFNDLNKRYKRLNEILGRGTSCEVVENPSLLDLMDHVPEKLKEEVRKILSSKHLHYEEMCSYHNGNRLHLPPDPELQHSLRLALRARNDHEINDGRHEDPDDDDDQDPYVDLDHDEYDEYHRHYHHGVNLGQRTACGVGEGSSKRVKQNEDSLVKNVQMDMDQEGVKSNLLQDQWLNNRLLQLEEQKVHLQAQMLELEKERFKWQRFRRKKDTELEMMRIDNERMKMENDQMLLELKRKAMSADLNQ is encoded by the coding sequence ATGGAGGGTAATCTGTCATCATCGGGGGTTTCGGGAGGGAGTTTTGATTTGCAAAGAGTTCATCATCAACAAGGATCCATGATGCTTCCTTGTGTTCATGAGAATTTCCCCTTTCGAATAGGATCCGGAACGATTCAAGATTCTAATCGAACCGTTTCGTTAGCTGCCGAGTTTGGTAAAGGCGAAACGAGAGCGATGAGTGGTGAGGACGACCCGAGCTTTACGGAAGAAGACGGAGCGAAGAATGTTAACATGCACTTCGCCTCACCGTGGCAACGAGTGAAATGGAACGACCAGATGGTGAGGCTTTTGATCACTGCGGTTTCTTACATAGGTGAAGATGCTGAGTACGGATCGCGACGAAAGTTTTCGAATTTACAAAAGAAAGGGAAGTGGAAGTCGGTTTCGAAAGTTATGGCGGAACGGGGTCATTTTGTTTCGCCGCAGCAGTGTGAAGATAAGTTTAATGATTTAAACAAACGGTATAAACGGCTTAATGAAATTCTCGGAAGGGGTACGTCTTGTGAGGTTGTGGAAAACCCGTCGCTTCTTGATTTGATGGATCATGTTCCGGAGAAACTGAAAGAAGAAGTTAGGAagattttaagctctaaacattTGCATTATGAAGAAATGTGTTCGTATCATAACGGGAATCGTTTACACCTTCCTCCGGATCCTGAACTACAGCATTCGTTAAGATTAGCTCTTAGAGCTCGAAATGATCATGAGATAAACGATGGACGACACGAGGATCCGGACGATGATGACGATCAAGATCCATATGTGGATCTTGATCATGATGAATACGATGAATACCACCGTCATTATCATCATGGTGTCAATTTGGGTCAAAGAACAGCATGTGGAGTTGGTGAAGGATCTTCAAAGAGGGTAAAACAAAATGAAGATTCTCTGGTGAAAAACGTGCAGATGGACATGGATCAAGAAGGTGTGAAATCGAATCTTTTGCAGGATCAATGGCTGAACAACCGTTTATTACAACTAGAAGAACAGAAGGTACATCTTCAAGCACAAATGTTGGAGTTAGAGAAGGAACGGTTTAAATGGCAAAGGTTTCGCCGTAAAAAAGATACGGAATTGGAGATGATGAGAATCGATAACGAGAGGATGAAGATGGAAAACGATCAAATGCTGTTGGAATTGAAGCGTAAGGCGATGTCTGCAGATCTTAATCAATAA